A segment of the Solanum lycopersicum chromosome 9, SLM_r2.1 genome:
gatcttcaagaaggTTTTTTTGATAGGTTATTTTATCGGGAGAAGAGGGAAGCCAaagtggaagaattcatcaatttcTTCATCAAGTAGGTTAAGTGTACTTGACTACTCTTTGATactaaattgtcaaagtatACTCCTTTTTTGGTTTTGAAccctagggatgaaatgagctACTTTTTGACGGGATTATCGGATGACTTGAAAGAAAAATGTCTttcggctatgctacatgataatatgatcatttctcatctcatggctcatgctcaacaagtggaagagccAACGGTTAGGAGGAAGAGTAGGGATTCCAATAAGGCAGGTCTTATGATGGTGGTTCTTAAGAGTGTAGTCTTTATTTCCAAGACAAGCCTGGGTTCAAGAGGAGGTTCTCTAATCAACTTCTTTCCAATTTCCTTAGGTGtatgatgatagggtgtctaaccgtAAGTCTCAAAAGGGAAGGGGTACTAGTGCACCAATTAAGAATCCAACTTTTTCAATGTGTGGCAAGAACCATTTTGGTGATTGCCTCGTTGAAATAGACAATTGCTTTTGTTGTGGGAAGAGTGCCAACAAGGGGAGGTATTGCCCAAATTTGAAGgttcaagacaagggtagtgatcaagctcaagcaagtggttctaatgtTGCAAAAAAGTGTaaagaaattgtcctataatgttgcccaatagagttacccatgttgaactagtagaaactgatatgtttgatttttatgtcattttaggtatggattggttgcatgtttTCATAGCTTCCATACACTTTAGAAAAAGAGttgtgaagtttaactttccaaatgcgcccgttttagagtggaagagaggaaattctattcctagatgTCGTATCGTTTTTGATTTGAAAGAttgtaagatgatctctaaagggtgttcGTACCATATggtaagagtcaaagatttattcaaattttctcCCATTGAGTCGATCCCCATAGTCAGGTAATATTCGGAGGTccttcctaatgatcttccttGTATTCCTTGCaaacgggaaattgattttggtatctaCTTAATAATGCATAAAGATCCCATTTCAATTTCTCCTTATCTGATTGCTCCGACCAAATTGAAATAGTTTAAGGCACAACTCAAAATTTACTAGACAAGGAATTTATTCAGCCtattatttctccatggggtgctccagtaCTGTtcgtgaaaaagaaagatgggtaCCTTATAATGTGTATCGATTAGCGTCAACTTAACAAACTcacaattaagaacaagtatcctctctatcggattgatgatttatttgatcaactccaaggtgcaAGTTACTTTTCCAAAGTTGACTTGAGGTCAGGATATCACCAAATAAGAGTGAGAGGTGAAGATATTCCCTagatgacattttaaaaaagatatggTTACTACGAGTTCTTAAAATGTCCTTTGGTCACACTGATACTCCTACGGCGTTAAATAGAcgtaatgaatagggtgtttcgaagAAACCTAGATTCATTAGTAATTATATTCGTTGATAACATTTTGTTATATTCGAAAAATAAGGGTGAGCAGATGGACGGTTTGAGAATAGTTTTGCCAGGGC
Coding sequences within it:
- the LOC138338508 gene encoding uncharacterized protein — its product is MGDLQEGFFDRLFYREKREAKVEEFINFFIKDEMSYFLTGLSDDLKEKCLSAMLHDNMIISHLMAHAQQVEEPTVRRKSRDSNKVYDDRVSNRKSQKGRGTSAPIKNPTFSMCGKNHFGDCLVEIDNCFCCGKSANKGRYCPNLKVQDKGSDQAQASGSNVAKKCKEIVL